The genomic segment CAAAGGCATTTTCGGCGGCAAGACCGATCTCAACCTGCATATCAAGGAGGGGGCCGGAGCTTTTGTGTGCGGCGAAGAGACGGCTTTGATTGCCTCTATTGAAGGCAAACGCGGCGTCCCACGCATTCGCCCGCCTTTCCCGGCCATCAAGGGTTTGTGGGGCAAGCCGACCAACATCAACAACGTGGAAACCTATGCCAACGTGCCCTGGATCGTGCGCAACGGTGCGGATGCTTTTGCCTCCATGGGAACGGAACGTTCCAAGGGAACCAAAGTTTTCGCCCTGGCCGGCAAGATCGCCAAGAGCGGCCTGGTTGAGGTACCCATGGGAATCACCATCAACGAGATCGTACAGGACATCGGCGGCGGAATCCGCGACGGGAAAGCGTTCAAGGCGGTGCAGATGGGCGGTCCGTCGGGAGGCTGCATTCCCGCCTGCATGGGGGATTTAAACATCGATTACGATGAAATCACCAAGACCGGCGCCATCATGGGTTCCGGCGGCATGGTGGTGTTGGATGAGACCACCTGCATGGTGGATATGGCCAAATATTTTCTGACCTTCACCCAGAACGAATCCTGCGGCAAATGCACATTCTGCCGCCTGGGAACCAAGCGCATGCTTGAGATATTGCAACGCATCACCGAGGGCCGGGGCCGGGAAGGCGACATCGAGTTGCTGGAAGACCTGGCCGAAAAGGTTCGAAGCAGCAGTTTGTGCGGCCTGGGTCAGACCGCGCCCAACCCGGTATTAACAACCTTGAAGTATTTCAGGGAAGAATACGAGGCGCATATCAATGAAAAACGCTGTCCGGCCGGTGTGTGCAAGGCCCTGTTCCATTACCGCATCAAACCGGATACCTGCGTAGGCTGCACCTTGTGCGCACGCAAATGTCCGGTTAACGCCATCAGCGGTGAAGTCAAGAAATCCCACGTCATCGACCAGGATGCCTGCATCAAGTGCGGGATGTGTTACCAGGTCTGCCGCTTCGACGCGGT from the Candidatus Aminicenantes bacterium genome contains:
- the nuoF gene encoding NADH-quinone oxidoreductase subunit NuoF, encoding MKQIKVGLATCGVSAGGEAVFSALRERLEATKADAKLLETGCVGMCYNEVLVEVIDGDIHHLYSQVTPERVERIVDEDVVGGKAVDEWLVSGPGVDREAAFFSKQKRIVLSNCGIIDPGSIDDYIDRDGYQAVRKAISGMTPEEVIEMIQSSGLRGRGGGGFSTGLKWKFARMAKGDQKYVICNADEGDPGAFMDRSVLEGDPHAVLEGMMVAAYAIGADEGYIYVRAEYPKAIQRLRRAIAQCEERGFLGKGIFGGKTDLNLHIKEGAGAFVCGEETALIASIEGKRGVPRIRPPFPAIKGLWGKPTNINNVETYANVPWIVRNGADAFASMGTERSKGTKVFALAGKIAKSGLVEVPMGITINEIVQDIGGGIRDGKAFKAVQMGGPSGGCIPACMGDLNIDYDEITKTGAIMGSGGMVVLDETTCMVDMAKYFLTFTQNESCGKCTFCRLGTKRMLEILQRITEGRGREGDIELLEDLAEKVRSSSLCGLGQTAPNPVLTTLKYFREEYEAHINEKRCPAGVCKALFHYRIKPDTCVGCTLCARKCPVNAISGEVKKSHVIDQDACIKCGMCYQVCRFDAVEIE